From Microbacterium sp. CGR2:
CTCGCTTCGCTCGCTCAACGACCGGGACTCGGGGTGACACCTCCCGAGGCGTCGACGTCGTACATCCGCTCCCCCACGCGCAGACCGCGCAGGCGGGCGTCCGGGTCGAGCGCTGCCACGCACCCGGCCGCGCGGATCGTTCCGTCGGCGTCGACGGAGACGCCGAACAGGGCGTCGATCACGAGCTCGACCCACGCTCCGGATGAGGAGCAGGACCAGTCGATGATGTACGGCAGTTGCGGAGGGGCCTTGCGTGCGCCGCCGTTGATGCCCGGCACGGCCTCCTCGACGAAGTGGGCCTGTCCCATCGGTCCTTGGTTCGCCGTGCGCGAGAGCCCTGCGATCCAGTCGGTGAGCACCTCAGGGGCGCCGAGAGCGGCGAGAGCTCGACCCGCGTCAGCGGGCCATGCCGGATACGCGCCGTTCCACTGATGGTCGGGTCGAGGGCTGTAGCTGGCGTCCGGGTCCCACGGCGAGAGCGCGCGCATCCAGTTCTCCGTCTGCAGCTCGCGCTGGAAGAAGTCGACCATCTCGGTGCGGACGCGAGGTGCGAGATCATCGGCCACGGTGGTGCCCACGACACTGAAGTCGTAGCAGTGCCGCACCGGAAGCCGCGTGCCGTCGGGTTGGCCGGCAGAGAAGATGCCGTCGCCGAGGTAGCGGTCGATCACGGCGGGCAGCAGTGCTTCGGCATCCGCCCGCAGTGCTGCCGATGACTCGGCGTCGCCCTGCAGTTCGGAGAGCGCGGCGGCCGTCCGCATGCTCCAGACGTTCGCCGCGTTGAGGCTCGCGACCTCGTGCGTGTACGAGCTCACGCACTCGAGCAGGTTGTCGATCTCGCCGTAGTCGGCGAGCGGAGAGTCGTGACGAAGGGCTTTCCAGGCGGTTGCCCACTGTCGCACCGACTCGGCCACGGTGTGGTCGCCGACGACCTCGTCGAGGAAGGCCGCATCGCCCGTGAAGCGCACGTAGTCATGCACGAGTCGGGTCATGGCGTAGTCGTTGACCGAGTACCAGCGCCCCACCGGACCGCCGGTCAGTGACGACGTCCCGAAGTGGGAATGGATGTCGAGCGAGATCCAGTGCCGCACCTGATTGCGCATCTCCACGGGGTCGAGCAGGGCGTGACTGACCGAGCTGAGGCTGTAGTCCCAGATGAAGGTCGTCGTGCCCCAGTAGTTGGGCATGAGGGTGTCGTACGACCGGCCGAGCACGTTCCCGGCGAAGTCGCGGCGGAACCAGATGACGCCGAGCACCGCCCACCAGTACAGGCGCCGAAGCGGAACCGAGGCCGTCTCCAGCACAGGCAGCGAACCGGAGAACTCCCCGTCTTCGGCGGTGAAGGCCGCGCGCAGCTGACGGTTCCAGAACTCCTCTGCCGCCTCGAGCGCGGCAGGAATGTCGGCGGCGACGGCAGCATAGGCTTCGGCGGCATCCGCTTCTGAGCGACCGACCGCCTGCACGTAGCCGGTGCGTGCGGTGCCGCCCGCGGGCACCGCGAGAGTCATGATCAGCTCGCCACCCCGGCCGTTTCCGCCGATACCGGTGTCGAACGCCTCGGGCAGCTCGGCGACGCCGCTCAGCGATGCCGCACCGCCGAGGAGACCCTGGATGCTCCACGCCCCGGCGTCCGTCGACGAGAAGACGATCCGCTCGCCGTCGACCGATGCGGCGTCACGCTCCGACGGCGACTCGGCGTCGAGCCACGCCTCGGGAGACCGGGTGGCCCGCGCGGCGGACGACAGGCCGAGGCGCACCTCGCGGTCGGATGCTCCGGAGTTCGACACCGCGATGTCGATGGCGACGGCAGTCTGTCCTGGTACGCACACCGTCGTCGTGACGATCTCGAGTTCGCCGACGGACGCTCGCCGCACCACCCGGTCGGGACGCCACTCGTGGGTCACCGGCACTCCGTACGAGGCGAACAGCCGTCCGTCGACGAAGAGGACGGCGGTCTGGGTCAGCCCTTGCGAGATCGGCGGGAACTGCACCGCGCTCAGGGCGGTCAGGTCGTGGTCGACCCGCACCGTCCCGAGCATGTTCGTCAGCCCGGTCGGCGCCATCATGTCGTCGTAGTGGTGCGTGACCGCATCGGCGGCGAGGTCCTCGACGGTGGGGATGAGCGGATGCATGATGCCTTTCAGCAGGAGCGGTGGGTGGACGTCAGTACTGGCCGAGCGCGAGGCCCTTGGCGAAGAACCTCTGCGTGCAGAGGAAGAGCACGACTGTCGGCAGCGAGACGAGCACCGCCGCAGCGAGCACGACCGACATCTGCGCACCGCCGTAGGTGCTCTGCATGCCGGACAGGGTCGTGATGATCGGACGGATGTCATCGGACTGGCTGAGCGTGAGTCCGAGGAGGAGATCGTTCCAGACGAAGGTCGCCTGCAGGATGAAGATCGCGACCAGCGCGCTCGATGCCATCGGCAGATACAGGCGCAGGAAGATGCGCCAGGTGGTGGCGCCGTCGAGCACGGCCGCTTCGAACACGTTGTGCGCGACCCCGGTGAAGAAGTTCCGCATCACGAAGGCCGAGAACGGGATGGAGATCACGGTGTAGATGATCACCATCCCCACGCGGGTGTCGAAGAGGCCGATTCGGGAGTAGGCGTCGAACAGCGGCAGCAGCACCATCTGCAGGGGGAAGACGGTGCCGCCGAAGATCACGACGAACCAGAGGAAGCCGCGCTTCAGCCGCAGGGCCACGATCGCGAACCCGGCCGCGGCGCCGACGAGCACGGCGATCGTCGGCGAGACGATCGAGTACACCAGCGTGCTCAGGATGCTGTTGCCGAGCCCCGAGAGCGTGAACGCGTCGGCGAAGTTCTCGAACAGGTGGAAGTCGGTGGGGATCCACGACTCCTTCGACGTGAACGTGAGCGGATCCTTCATCGCGTTCACGACCAGGAGGTACGCCGGCAGCAGCCAGATGAATCCGAGGATGACGAGGACGGCGGTTCTGATGATCTTGGACATGGTCACATCTCGTTCTTCGGGGAGAGCTGCTGACGCAGGTAGAGCACCGAGGCGATCAGGGTGATGACGGTGAGGAACACCGCGATCGCGGAGCCGAGCCCGTAGTCGCTGTTGACGAAGGTCTCCTTGTACATGGTCAGCGCGAGGGTCTCCGAGACGGTGCCGGGGCCGCCTTTGGTCATGCCCCAGACGATGTCGAAGGTCTTCAGGCTGGCGACGATCGAGAGCCCGACGACGACAGCCGTGAGCGGCCGGAGCATGGGCCAGAGGATGCTGGTGAACAGACGGACGCCACCGGCGCCGTCGATCCGCGCAGCCTCGAGGGGCTCCTTCGGGATCGCCTGCAGGCCGATGGTGAACAGCAGCGCGTTCACGCCGACCCCCTGCCACGACGAGGCGATGATCATGACGACCGTGTTGAGCGGAGCATCCAGCAGCCACCGCGGCGGATCGGTGATGCCGAACGCGCCGAGGGCCTGATCCAGTGCACCCCCGGACGAGAGGATGAACGACCAGACGACGCCGACGCCGATGCCGGAGAGGGCGTAGGGGATGAGGAAGGGGAGGCGCAACCAGATGCCGCCGCGGAGGTTCCAGGTGAGCAGCGCGATCGTGAGACCGATCCCGACGGGGATGATCAGGGTGCCGATCACCCAGAGCACGGTGTTCATCGCCGACCCGACGAAGTCTCCATCGGTCAACATCTCGACGTAGTTGTCGAAGCCGATCCACTCGGGGCTGCCGAGCCCGTTGTAGTCCGTGAAGCTGAGGAAGATCGTCCACAGCAGGGGCAGGTAGAGCAGGACTGCGACCAGGAGCACGCCCGGGGCGATGAAGCCCCGGGCGGACCACTGGTACGGCGTCTTCTGGTGCGCCATCCGCTCGACTACTCCTGCTCTGCCCAGTACTTGTCAGCCGTCGCCTGGATCTTCTCCAGGTAGGGCATCGGGTCGCCGGGGTTGGCGTTGAACGCGCCGAACTGCTCGATGGCCGTGGTCACGATCTCGGTGGGCATCGCCTCGAAGAACCGGTCGTAGAGCTCGTGGTCGTCACCGGCGATCTCGGTGCCGAGTTCGGCGAGTGCCGGGTCGGACACCTCCGTCTTCGGGTTGAAGGCGACGTCGCCGTGCGCCTCGTTCCAGGCGGTCTGCGCGTCGGGCGACATCCACCATTCGGAGTACGCGAGGCCGAGGTCGCGCTGCTTCGAGTTCTCGGCGGTGCAGATCGGCCCGGATTCCACTGCCACCGGTGTGGCGTCGAGGTCGCCGTTCACGGCCGGGATCGCGAACATGCCGTAGTCGTCGGCGGTCATGCCCGCGCCTTCGAGGTTGCCCGCGAAGAACGTTCCGAAGTTGATCATCGCGTAGTCGCCTTGCTTGAGGCCGACCGCGGGATCGGTGGTGCTGCCGGCGTCGCTGAACCAGCCCTTCTCCTGCTCTTCGAGCCAGAGGTTCATGACGTCGACGATCTCGGGGTCGGTGTACTTCACCTCGCCGGTGGTGAGTCCGGCGTACAGCTCGGGGTCGGTCGATGCGACCAGGTGCTGGAACCACTGGAACGTGAACAGCACGCTGGTCTGGTAGTACGGGGTGACTCCGGCGTCCTTCAGCGTCTCGGCTGCGGCGTCGAGGTCGTCCCAGGTCGTCGGCACTTCGATGCCGTTGTCGGCGAAGGCGGCCTTGTTGTAGAACATGATCCAGTAGGCGATGTTCATCGGCACGCAGTACTGCTTGTCGTCGAAGGTGTAGCTGTCGCGGAGGTCTTCGCTCACCCAGCCCTCGTCGACGGCCTTCGTCCAGATGTCGGTCGTCTCGGCGACCAGGCCCTCGTCGACGAGCTCCTTGAGCGAATCGCCGGTGTGCCAGGTGAAGAGACCGGGGGATTTCGCCGTGCGGAAGGACTGTTTGATGAAGGCGTCGTACTGGTTGGCGTCGGAGTATCCGGTCGTCTTGAGCGTGATGTCGGCGGCTTCGCCGCTCACCTCGTTGAGAGACTCGAAGTCTGGTTTCCAGGCCGCCTTGTCGGTGTAGAAGTCGAGGGTCCCGGAGACCTCTCCGCCGTCCGAGCCGGAGCCGGAGTCGCCGGAGCAGCCGGACAGGACCATACCGCCGAGGATGAGACCGGCCGCGGCGGCGGCGATCGTGCGTCGCGAAATCATTCTGAACTCCCTTGTTCGTTTGGTATCGTTACCAGAAATCTGGGTTCACGCTACCAAGGTGATGAGTGCGGTGCAAGAGATTCCTGCCTCGGGCAGCTCTTGCGGGGGTGGAGCGGGCGTACCGATGCTGCGTCGTGCCGTTCTGCGCTGTGTTCAGTTGTCGCTCGTGCGCGAACCGCGCACGTAGGCCTTGACGGTCGCGAAACGCGCGCTTCGCGAATGCTCGGTGCGCTCGATGCGGTACGCGCCCACGGCGGCCGGGATGATGAACGTCTCGGCGTAGTGGATCACGAACGGCTCGAACGCTGCGGTCGGGCTGACCACGCGAACCTCGTCTCCTTCGACGAGATTGAGCACGTTGACCGTGCCGTCGGTGTCGTGATCGGCGGCGTCGTTGAACCAATGGCGGCGCACCTCGATGAACTCGAGTTCGTGGAGGCCGGTGCGTTCTTCCGTCACTCCGCCGTCCGTGCGGATCGTCTCCACCTGTCCGACCAGATTCTGTTCCACCCATGCGGTGTCACGATCCCACTGGATGTTGCGGGCGCCATGGTCGAGGTGCACAGGACGGGGGATGCCGTCGAGGCCGACGCGGCCCCAGTCCCAGAGCTTGAAGGTGAAGATGAACGGCGTCGCCGAGATCTCCAGCACCATCGAGTTCGCGCCGGAGCAGTGCACGGTGCCCGCCGGGATCGCGAAGTGATCGTGCTTGCGCGCCGGGAAGGCGTTGATGTACTTCTCTGCCGGGAACGGATGATCGCCGTCCTGAGCAGTCGCGAGATCCTGCAGCATCGCGGAACGGTCGACGCCTTCCTTGGTGCCGAGGTAGACGATCGCGTCATCTCCGACATCGAGCATGTAATAGCTCTCGTCCTGCGTGTAGTGCATCCCGAAGGTGTTCTGGATGTAATCGGTGAGCGGGTGCACCTGCAGGCTGAGGTTTCCGCCCTGCATCGTGTCGAGGAAGTCGAAGCGGATCGGGAACTCGGCGCCGAAGCGAGCGAAGGTCTTCGCGCCGAGGAGGTCGACAGGACGGCTGAACACGAGGTCCAGCGCAGGGATCTCGATGACACCGCCGTCGCCTTCGAGCAGGAGGGAGTTCTCTTCCGGCACGCAGTCGAAGCACCAGGCGTAGTTGTCCTTCGACGGGTCCAGTCCGATGAGATTCTTCATCCACTGGCCACCCCAGACGCCGGGGTCGAAGAACGGCACGACGCGAAGTGGCCGAGTGGCGGCATCCTCCAGCGCCTGCCGGAACGCCGTGCCGGTGATCATGCCGGCGTCCGGCGAGTCCGCATGCGCCTCCGCCGGTGCGATCGCGTTGCCGTCGACGACGAAGTCGACCGTGTCGAAGAGTCCGCGCTTGTGGCGGTCGGCGACGCGCCACTCCACGAAGAACCCGCGCTTGTACTTGCGCAGGTTGTCCTCGCCGGCGTTGTCGGCGCGCCAATTGGTGGCACCTCTCCGCTGGCGCAGCTGTATCTCCCACCGGGCCATATCGACCAGCACCGTGGTGGCAGGGCCGTCGATGCGCGAGTCCACGAGGGCAGCACCCCAGCCGAGGACGACGGTCGGGTTCCCGCCGACCGTGCGAGCGAGCTCGTCGAGGGCGACCTCGTCGTAGAAGTCCGTCAGGGTGAAATGGCTCATCACGCCGAAGACGCGGTCGTCGGTCAGATTGGGTGCGATCAGTTCTTCGACCTCGGCGATCGGCCGAGCAGCGGTCTCGACCTCGAGGAAATCCCAGTTCGGAAGGGCGGCCCGCACCTGCGAGGTGAGAGCCGGAACGTCGACGCCGGGATACGCGTCGACCAGCAGGACGGGCGTCGTGCCCGACACCCGAGCGCGTTCCTCCGCGAGGGCGGCGGCTGCGCGCCAGGCGTCCGGTCCGCGGACGATCCGCTCGCCGGCGGGAAGGGCGACCGTGGGTTGTGTGTCGTACCGACCTCGAGTCGTGTGGCCTTCGTGCATGTCGCTGATGGGGGTGGTCACTTTTCCTCCAGTTGGGGGTGAGCGGTGTGCGGGCGAGCGGTGTCAGCAGCGGCAGTGCCTGAGCGGGCCAGCACGCTCAGGCCGCGTGCGACGGACAGCTCGGGTTCGGGAGGGACGATGAAGCGCGGCATCGTCATCGAGGGCCACAGGTGGGTGCGCACGAATGCCTCGATCGGCGCACGGACGGCGGCACCGGCACGGAGGATGCCGCCGGAGAGGATGACCACTTCCGGGTCGTACGAGTGGACGAGCGTCGTGACGACGGCACCCCAGACGTGGAGGAACCTCTCGCGCACCGTGCGGTGGACGTCGTCCGAGAACACCTCCGCCATGCTCACTCGGTCGCCCAGCGCCCACGTGCTCGCGAGCGCTTCTCCGCAGCCGACGTTCCCACACGGGCAGATCGGTCCGTCGAGCTCGACCGTCAGGTGGCCGCCGAGGATGCCGGCATGCCCGGTCCGTCCGCGCAGAGGGACACCGTCGATCATGGCCGCCGTTCCGATGCCGGTGCCGAGCGTGATCAGCACGGCATCGCGCTCGCCTGCCGCGCTTCCCGTGGAGGTCTCGCCGACGAGTGCCGCTCTGGCGTCGTTGTCGACGGCGGCCGGATGGCCGAACTCGCGGAGAGACCAGGCGCTGAGGTCGAAGTCTCGGAGGAAGTGGTACTTCGCGTTGGCGTGCAGCATCCGTCCTGTGCGCGGGTCGACGACTCCGGGGACGGCGATGCCGACGGCGTCCGCTGTGCGCCCGGTCCGGGCGAGGAGCCGCTGAGCTTCGGCGCCCGCGGCGGCGAGGTCGGACACGCTCCCTGTGACGGGGATCCGCGTGGAGGCGATGACCTGCGCTCGGTCGGCGACAGCGAGTTTGATCTCGGTGCCTCCGAAATCGATGCACAGTTCCATCCGGCCTCCTCGTCGATGATTGGTAACGTTATCAACGAGCGAAAGTCCTGTCAACGATCTGCAACGATCGCCGGCCGTAGCGACAGCTCTCGCGCACGTCGCGAAGGGTCGGACTTCTACCGCACCCCGACCCGGAGTGACACCGGCAGTTCGATCTCGCGAGGTGCAGCATCCCGCTCGCCGCCGTCGAGCCGATCCAGCAGCAGTCGTGCCGCGGTGCGCCCGAGCTCCCGCGGGTCATGATGGATGACGCTGATCGGCACGGGGGAGAGTTCGGCGAGTTCGAAGTCATCGAAGCTCATCAGCTCGGGGAAGTCGGATGCCGTGCGCAGCCCGATACCCAGCTGATGGCTGATCTCCTTGAGCGCACCGATCGCGTTGCGGTTGTTGGCGCAGAAGACGGCCGTGGGCGGGTTCTTGGCGCGGAGGAGAGCGCGCGTCGCGTCACGCGCCTGATCGACGGTCTGCTGATCCGTCGCGATGAGCCGCGGATCGACGGAGAGGCCGCGGGCTTCGAGGGCGCGGACGAACCCGGCATGGCGGCGGGCTCCGGTGAAGATCGAAAGGGTGTTGCCCAGATAGCCGATGCGGGTGTGGCCGCGGTCGATCAGAGCAGTCACGCCGCGGAACGCCCCGTCGTCATCGGCGAGCACGACGCTGTCGGCGGCGAGACCGTCGACACGGCGAGAGGCGAGAACCACGGGTACGCCCTGATTCTGCGAGTGTGCCAGGTGCGCCGAGCTCGCGCCCGCCGGAACCACGATGAGCCCGTCGACGCGGCGACCCAGGAAATCGCCGACGAGCTCGGCCTCTCGGGCGACGTCTTCGGAGGTGTTGCCGAGCAGGATCCGCCGGCCGGCCAAAGCCGCCTCCTCTTCGACGCCCAGCGCGAAGGTGCTGTAGTACGGGTTCGCGATGTTCGTGATCGCGACGCCGATGAGCCCGCTGCTGTGGCCGGGGCGGATGCTGCGCGCATTCTCATTCCGGTGATAGCCGAGTTCGGCGACGGCTTCGAGCACGCGCTGCTGCACATCGGGCTTCACATTCAGCCCGCCGGAGAGCGTGCGAGACACGGTCATGGGGCTGACGCCCGCTCGTCGAGCGACCTCTTTGACGGTGGGACGAGGCGTTCGTTCACCCATTCCAGCCCTCCGACCCGTGGTGCCTGCGATTTTAGGGAACGTTACCAGCGCTCGGCATCGGGACGGTGTGTGGGAGAGCCGTCGGGGGCGGCGGCGCGGGGTGCAGATGTCGGGCCGAACAACAGTTGTCGGGAGATATCGCCGATTCGGCCCGACATCTGTCCGATCGCCCGACATCTGTACATAGCAGGGCGGCTACTTGTCCTTGCCCTTGGGCTTGTCGGCGTTGTCCGCCTTCTTATCCGAACCCTTGTTGCCGTTGCCGTTGCCCTCGTTGCCCTGGCCTTGGTTGCCCTCGTTGCCGTTGCCCTGGTTGCCCTGGTCGGTGACGGGCTCGACAGGAGCTTCCCGTTCGGTTTCGACGGGGGTCTCGTCGACGGTCTCCACCTCGGTGACGGGCTCGGTGGTCTCTACAGGTGCGCGCACGGCCACGTCCGATGCCGTCCGGCCGAGTTGCTCCGCGGGCGGCGTGAGGGCTGCCGCGCCGACTCCGATGCCGCCGACCACGAGGAGGGCCGCAGCGCCGATCATCACTCCGCGTCGAACGCGTGAGGAGCGTGCCTGCTCGCTCGGATCGACGGGTGCGAGTACCGCCGTCGCTCGCGTTTCCCATGGCGCGTGTGCTTCTGTGCTCGCGTTCGCCGCGCCCGCTCCACCCGGTGCCGCCGCTCCGCCTGCTGCCGCGGCTCCGCCTGCCGCCGCGGCTCCGCCTGCCGCCGCGGCCGCCCCCGCGGCGAAAGCCACCGTCTCATCGGTCTCCGCTCCGCCCGTGCGTGCGAGGTCCCGCGCCGCACGCGCGACCTCGGTGGCGGTGGGCCGCTCCGACGGGTCGAGGCGCGTCATCCGTTCCAGAAGGTTGCGCCACTCGCCCTCCACCGATGGCGGGATGACCGGCGCTGTCCCCACGCGGGCGACGGCGGATGCGCGGCCCGACCCCAGCGAGGGGTACGCCGACATGCCTGTCAGTGCTTCGATGGCGACCAGGCCGAGAGCGAAGATGTCGACCGGCGTTCCCGGATCCGCGTCGGTGAGCTGCTCGGGCGCCATGTAGGTGAGCGTCCCGAGGACGATGCCGGGCGAGGTCATCCGCGAGTTCCCGATCGAGTGCGCGATGCCGAAGTCGGCGAGTTTGGCGGCCCACGCCCCGCCACTGCGTGTGGTTCGCGGAGCCATCAGCACGTTCGACGGTTTCACGTCGCGGTGGACGATCCCCGCCGCGTGCACCACGGCCAGACCTTCGGCCAGGTCGCGGACGATGCGGGCCAGCTCGCGCGCACCGATGGGCCCGTCTGCCATGCGCTCGGCGAGAGTGGGGCCGTCGATGTACTCCATGACGAGGTACTGGGGCCGCTTGGGCTCGAGCTGCGCGTCGAACAGGGTCACGAGCGCGGGATGGCTCAGTGATGCGAGAAGGGCCTTCTCCGTGTGCGCGCGATCTGCGGAGCCGAGTTCCTCGCCGTCCGCCTCCCCCTCGTGGATCATCTTGATCGCCACGACGCGGCCGAGATGAGTGTCCTGGGCGCGATAGACAGTGGCCATGCCGCCTTTGCCGACGCGGTCTTCCAGGATGTATCGTCCGTCGAGCAGTGCCGCCGTCGGCGACATCACTTCAAACGTCATCTCACACTCCTCTGTCACGGCATTCGGGTCCAGCTTCACCTGACGTTAGTTCACCTGCCTGGGATTGCCAGAGGGCTTGACGTGGCGCGGAAACAGTGAATCGCCTCGTCGAGGCGGGTGTGTCAAGGGGCTCCCGCCTCCCTGCATCCCCTCGTAGAAAGGATGCAGACGAAAGGAATTCGGCATGGCCGCAGGCGATATCGAGACGTACCAGCGCGA
This genomic window contains:
- a CDS encoding ABC transporter substrate-binding protein produces the protein MISRRTIAAAAAGLILGGMVLSGCSGDSGSGSDGGEVSGTLDFYTDKAAWKPDFESLNEVSGEAADITLKTTGYSDANQYDAFIKQSFRTAKSPGLFTWHTGDSLKELVDEGLVAETTDIWTKAVDEGWVSEDLRDSYTFDDKQYCVPMNIAYWIMFYNKAAFADNGIEVPTTWDDLDAAAETLKDAGVTPYYQTSVLFTFQWFQHLVASTDPELYAGLTTGEVKYTDPEIVDVMNLWLEEQEKGWFSDAGSTTDPAVGLKQGDYAMINFGTFFAGNLEGAGMTADDYGMFAIPAVNGDLDATPVAVESGPICTAENSKQRDLGLAYSEWWMSPDAQTAWNEAHGDVAFNPKTEVSDPALAELGTEIAGDDHELYDRFFEAMPTEIVTTAIEQFGAFNANPGDPMPYLEKIQATADKYWAEQE
- a CDS encoding serine/threonine-protein kinase, with protein sequence MTFEVMSPTAALLDGRYILEDRVGKGGMATVYRAQDTHLGRVVAIKMIHEGEADGEELGSADRAHTEKALLASLSHPALVTLFDAQLEPKRPQYLVMEYIDGPTLAERMADGPIGARELARIVRDLAEGLAVVHAAGIVHRDVKPSNVLMAPRTTRSGGAWAAKLADFGIAHSIGNSRMTSPGIVLGTLTYMAPEQLTDADPGTPVDIFALGLVAIEALTGMSAYPSLGSGRASAVARVGTAPVIPPSVEGEWRNLLERMTRLDPSERPTATEVARAARDLARTGGAETDETVAFAAGAAAAAGGAAAAGGAAAAGGAAAPGGAGAANASTEAHAPWETRATAVLAPVDPSEQARSSRVRRGVMIGAAALLVVGGIGVGAAALTPPAEQLGRTASDVAVRAPVETTEPVTEVETVDETPVETEREAPVEPVTDQGNQGNGNEGNQGQGNEGNGNGNKGSDKKADNADKPKGKDK
- a CDS encoding carbohydrate ABC transporter permease, with product MAHQKTPYQWSARGFIAPGVLLVAVLLYLPLLWTIFLSFTDYNGLGSPEWIGFDNYVEMLTDGDFVGSAMNTVLWVIGTLIIPVGIGLTIALLTWNLRGGIWLRLPFLIPYALSGIGVGVVWSFILSSGGALDQALGAFGITDPPRWLLDAPLNTVVMIIASSWQGVGVNALLFTIGLQAIPKEPLEAARIDGAGGVRLFTSILWPMLRPLTAVVVGLSIVASLKTFDIVWGMTKGGPGTVSETLALTMYKETFVNSDYGLGSAIAVFLTVITLIASVLYLRQQLSPKNEM
- a CDS encoding class I mannose-6-phosphate isomerase: MTTPISDMHEGHTTRGRYDTQPTVALPAGERIVRGPDAWRAAAALAEERARVSGTTPVLLVDAYPGVDVPALTSQVRAALPNWDFLEVETAARPIAEVEELIAPNLTDDRVFGVMSHFTLTDFYDEVALDELARTVGGNPTVVLGWGAALVDSRIDGPATTVLVDMARWEIQLRQRRGATNWRADNAGEDNLRKYKRGFFVEWRVADRHKRGLFDTVDFVVDGNAIAPAEAHADSPDAGMITGTAFRQALEDAATRPLRVVPFFDPGVWGGQWMKNLIGLDPSKDNYAWCFDCVPEENSLLLEGDGGVIEIPALDLVFSRPVDLLGAKTFARFGAEFPIRFDFLDTMQGGNLSLQVHPLTDYIQNTFGMHYTQDESYYMLDVGDDAIVYLGTKEGVDRSAMLQDLATAQDGDHPFPAEKYINAFPARKHDHFAIPAGTVHCSGANSMVLEISATPFIFTFKLWDWGRVGLDGIPRPVHLDHGARNIQWDRDTAWVEQNLVGQVETIRTDGGVTEERTGLHELEFIEVRRHWFNDAADHDTDGTVNVLNLVEGDEVRVVSPTAAFEPFVIHYAETFIIPAAVGAYRIERTEHSRSARFATVKAYVRGSRTSDN
- a CDS encoding carbohydrate ABC transporter permease, which gives rise to MSKIIRTAVLVILGFIWLLPAYLLVVNAMKDPLTFTSKESWIPTDFHLFENFADAFTLSGLGNSILSTLVYSIVSPTIAVLVGAAAGFAIVALRLKRGFLWFVVIFGGTVFPLQMVLLPLFDAYSRIGLFDTRVGMVIIYTVISIPFSAFVMRNFFTGVAHNVFEAAVLDGATTWRIFLRLYLPMASSALVAIFILQATFVWNDLLLGLTLSQSDDIRPIITTLSGMQSTYGGAQMSVVLAAAVLVSLPTVVLFLCTQRFFAKGLALGQY
- a CDS encoding ROK family protein, coding for MELCIDFGGTEIKLAVADRAQVIASTRIPVTGSVSDLAAAGAEAQRLLARTGRTADAVGIAVPGVVDPRTGRMLHANAKYHFLRDFDLSAWSLREFGHPAAVDNDARAALVGETSTGSAAGERDAVLITLGTGIGTAAMIDGVPLRGRTGHAGILGGHLTVELDGPICPCGNVGCGEALASTWALGDRVSMAEVFSDDVHRTVRERFLHVWGAVVTTLVHSYDPEVVILSGGILRAGAAVRAPIEAFVRTHLWPSMTMPRFIVPPEPELSVARGLSVLARSGTAAADTARPHTAHPQLEEK
- a CDS encoding LacI family DNA-binding transcriptional regulator, with the translated sequence MGERTPRPTVKEVARRAGVSPMTVSRTLSGGLNVKPDVQQRVLEAVAELGYHRNENARSIRPGHSSGLIGVAITNIANPYYSTFALGVEEEAALAGRRILLGNTSEDVAREAELVGDFLGRRVDGLIVVPAGASSAHLAHSQNQGVPVVLASRRVDGLAADSVVLADDDGAFRGVTALIDRGHTRIGYLGNTLSIFTGARRHAGFVRALEARGLSVDPRLIATDQQTVDQARDATRALLRAKNPPTAVFCANNRNAIGALKEISHQLGIGLRTASDFPELMSFDDFELAELSPVPISVIHHDPRELGRTAARLLLDRLDGGERDAAPREIELPVSLRVGVR